The genomic stretch GCTTGATCAGCTTTCAGTAATGACTTGTAAAATCACTCTACCTCAGTGACATTTAGTCAGTGTTACTATTACGTGACTGTTGAAGGCTATGGGGCTACCGCAGAGCTCGTTTTTGTCGGACGGAGGAACTAATAGTGGATACCATGTCCACGGGGTACGTTGTATCGTTGTGCAAGGTTATATACAAACCTCGGTTCGTCCCTACATCTCACTTTTTGAATCTGTGTTACCCAGTTTTAGCTCACTGACTTACTAGCTATGCTAGTCCTGAACAGATGTTGTTGCTACATTTATCTAAGAAGAAATACAGTGGCTGATTTGTAACTGTCAGGTTATTCTGTAACTCGTAAAACCGTGGTTATCTTTAAAGGTGTCCGCCCAAGATGAGGTGGCATTTGGCACACATCCAAGCTTTGCTAGCGACTGCAGTTGTTTAGTTCTCACTGCAGAAACTGATAATAGTAAGGATCAATTATAAAGTTACATATCAACCTATTCATCATGTGAAGAACGATATCTCGCTATGAGGAACCCCAAATTCTTGCCCATGTAATATCTTTAGTTGACACACGGGGGTGACTATAACACGGTATCCTTTATGTCAAAACAACCAAATcccattgtgtttttttccacatttcagGTTCAAGAGAACTCACCTGCTCTGAGGGCTGGCCTTGAGCCCTTCTTTGACTTCATTCTCTCTATAGGGAATACCCGACTTGTGAGTAGACTGCATGAATATATTTGATTAAGAAATCTTTTATTAATGGTTATGTCTTTACAACTATGAACGGAATTTTGAAATAGAAGGACAAGGTGAGGACTAAATGAGTTTAGAAGTAGCATTTTAATGACTGTATTAAGTGACCACTCAGTTAACTGAGGAAATTTCAACAGAAGATATTGATGtaaaaaatgtcaagatttaaTAAGAACTTTATCTGTtatttgtctttacatttttatgcaaTTCAGCTGCAGAAGGTATCCTTTTGAAACATGCCACCACATAGCTATGAATCCCAACAGGTTAAACATATTTGCATGTGTTAACTTATCATGTAAATGCTCTGACCTGTTCTTTGTTTGTCAACTGTATTAAGTCTTGTATGAAGTTGCAGTTTTACATAATATTTTATGGGACAACAAAGAGTAACCTCTTTGTTTTGGCATGGTACtattaattaattgactaatgtTGTAAGTGTATCATAAGTGTATATTGTGGTGACTTGCTATggattttagatgtttttttaacattgttttattgtatgcctctgtgctgtgtttttactGCAACCCCTTTTTGACAATTTTTCTTTCCCCACAAAGAAATTGAAACATCAGGCCTGAATTATAGTCACAGGAGAAAAGGTGGCCACACAGTCTGCTATAATCTAATTTCATGTTCTTTTACATGAAAACTGGTTCACCATCTCTGCACTGTCACTGCTGGAAAAGTCcatatttctctgtttctccagaATAAAGAAAGTGACTTGCTGAAAGACCTTCTAAAAGCCAATGTGGAGAAAGCGGTCAAACTTGAAGTGTACAACTCTAAAACCCAGCGGATGAGGGAACTGGAGGTGATACCCAGTAACATGTGGGGTGGTCAGGGTCTGCTGGGCGCTAGTGTCCGCTTCTGCAGCTTTGAAGGGGCCAATGAGAATGTTTGGCATATCTTGGTAAGTCAAGTCTAGCCTTAATAGGGGCTATTCTTTCCATTTCTTTGTTTAACTCACATATGGTAAACACTTGCTGGCTGATATAAAACAGTTTATTGGCAGCTTTGAGTTGGTACagcacattttctttcagtattttcttGTAAGTTAGAAGCAATTAAAGAAGACAAAGGAGTAGAAAAACCAAATCTACTTAATTGTTGTTCCAAATTTGCTAGGGGGTCCAACCCATAAAATTCTTGTAGGGTTGGCTGTTTAGCACCACCAAATGGATAAATGTTGGTGTGTTATTCTCATACATAAATTCCCATACAACAGTACAATGTTAAGTtaagtcttaaatttaattcaGACAGTggtttttcaataaaaatgaataaccATCTTTTTTAGGATGTGGAAGCCAATTCTCCTGCAGCGTTGGCTGGCCTTATTGCTCACGACGACTTCATCGTGGGAGCTGACCAGGTGTTGCAAGATGTAAGCTTTCCTGTTAtatgcttttatttatataaatggaTATAAACAAAGATACTAGCATTCATGAACAAAATACAGTGCAAGATCTTTAATTCCTTTCTTTTTGTGTAACCCTTGCAGTCAGaggatttcttttctttgattGAAGCCAATGAGGGGAAACCTCTGAAGCTGCTTGTgtacaacacacagacagaccaatGCAGAGAGGTAGTGGTGACTCCAAATGGAGCatggggaggagagggaaggtagGTATTATGTCTTCAAATTGAAGTAgaaggttttatttttcaatagcTGCAACCTTTTCTTATAATGTCACCTGTATATGTACAGACACAATAAACATTAATACCCTTGTCTTGTTTGTCTTAAATTTTAGCTTAGGCTGTGGCATTGGCTATGGCTACTTGCACAGAATCCCAACTCGTCCAGCTCAGCCTAACAACCAGAACAGAAATGTTCTGCAATCTGTGGTGATTGGCAGCAGCGAAGAGATGGTTGCAAGTGACCACACTAAGTTACAGGTTATCACctctttcttttattaaatgttcCTTGGTCGGGACTTTTGTTGAGTTTCTTTTCTAAGTCTGAAACACTAAGTTCTCTGTTCTCAGGTGCCTTCAGTAGCTGTGTATAGCCCCTCTAGCGTCAGTGAAATAGATCTGAATCAAATCGAAGGAGCTGTGCAGGACTTGTGTGTAACCTCACCCACACAGCCAGCTGTAGACTTAGGTAACCAGACCTAATTTTAACAagcatgcatttgttttcagtttatgaTTTAGTTTAAATACTCTAAATGTTTCCACACAGAATAAAATGGACATTTGTCTTTTGTGAATTGCAGATATTTCCAACATACCCGAAGCGTTGACTCCAGACTTGTCAGACATGGTTTCCACCAATGACATGGGCCAGAGCTCCATGTTTGCAAATTATGGAGATGACTCTGGTGATCAGTGCAGCTTGGGTAAGTACCTCTACACCCTCTACAAGTGATTGAGTTGTGCAGCTGAACAGAGCAATTACATGCTTTCAATGCCATCCtgcttgaaaagaaaaatgaaaacagttaaaGCCAGCTATTGTTGGTACGCCTTGCATGTCTGGGCTCATTTAATCGCTAAGTTGGTGAAGAATTTTCCATTCTTGACACATGAATAGTTCCCAAATGATATCTATACAAGTATATTTGCAACACAGCTAAAATAGCAATAGCAGAATACACTTTTCTGCCCTATGTGATCCagtgttaatatgaaaataaatgatgcaAGTTGGAAGAAATCACAGCGCCTCATTATGAAATAGCTCCTTGTGCACACTAAACATTATAGACTGCATCCTGAGGTCGAGCTTCGCTTTAACTacacttgtttatttatttatttattttacagatacCTCATCTGTTGACCAAAGACCTTCCTCTCTAGAGAGGGAAGAAGAATCAGACACCCAGGAGACTGGGCAGGGGCATGTTATTGACCTGATCGCTACCACTTCTCCAACCAGAGAGACTGCGGATGACCTTGTAGGCCCTGAAGTCACCACAGAGAACCTGAGTGACACGAGTCTCCTAGAGGCGCAAGATACTAGTTCTGAGCCCTCAAGCTCAGCCAATATCATGGAGGAAGAGACGTCGGAGACTACTGCATAACCTGTTTAACTTATAACTGAACAATTTGCATTAGAGGCGATTTAGAGCACACTATGATACAGAAAGCTTCCCTTAAGATTGTAAGTTGCATCACTGgaactatttttttaatttctaagAGTTTATTCTAAGAGTTTTATTGATATACAGGTGTCATTGCTGCATGCTGAATTGCACATTTAAGAAGGATAGAATGGTTAATATAATCTGAATGTATTCTATAATTTaggcatactgtatgtctcaaCATCAAGCAGGATGAAGCCTTAGCTGTGTCTTATTTGCTGCTAAAAGTCATCCTAAAGATGAATAATGTTCTTGTTCTTGTCTTGTTGCTCTGATCACCTGCTGAATAGAAGGAAAAGAAAGTTTGAGCTGAAGTTCACACAGATCCATcatgtggttttattttcttatattttagaATTTGGggttgatgtttttattttcacagtgggTTGAGAGTTTGAGATGAGTACATATgttaagagatttttttttaaatctcaggCATTTAAGCCTCTTTGCCTTGTCTCATTTTAAATACCCTCCTTTCTTATGTGTAGGTTTGACTTTTGATTGGTGTAAATCAGTGAGCCATGTTTGATGCAGCTCTctgattgttttctgtttcttctctttatatagattttaattaaattatgtttcagatttttatggatggacaaaatattcaaatatttataaaaagaaGATGCTCAAGATAAACCTGCAGCAGTCTAATTAATGTCTTTTTTAGTCTATTAGGTGTGTGCATAATTAGAATGCAAAGTCTAATTTTGTGTAGTTTAATGAATTTACCCATTTATATActggtgtgtatatatatatatatatatatatatatatatatatatatatatatatatatatatatatatatatatatatatatatagtagaagCATAACTTCATGCTTTGAGACAGCAGGTGTCAGCAAACACCTCATTATAGATCCCAACCACAAAAGCTTAAGTTTTCTGCCATTGCAGCTACAAAATTGCTGTCACATAACTTATATATACTTCAATAATGAATGGAGACAAGTTTTTCTGTACAATGTTTTTGCAAAAACCCCATCTCCACTATGAACTCTGCAGTACAATTATGGGATTTATTTGTTTGATCTAGCAGAACAGGAGCAAATTGCATTAATGAGGGAAACTTGACAGCACTGATGCCTCTCAGACCCAGTGAAAAGATGCTTCATTGGTACCATTCATATCATCCAATGCTGCAAATATTCAGCTTTGGCCATATATGGCACCTGCTGGGTTGGCCAACCCAGTTGGCTGGAAAAGCCCTCAGAAGGAAGTAGTGGGACATCAAATATTGAAATTTAGAGATATTCTGATTTAGAAGTGATGATTGTCTAGTTCATGATGTAGAGAGCTATGTTTGCATttcaaaaagaaatacattttttctattTGATCTCACCCCCCTGAGGATCCTTGTGCTCTGACATATGCAACCATACATCACAATGTGTTCtcagtatttctatttttatcaCTTTGTAACTCTAGATCAGAACAACCAAATATTGAAGAGACtcagaaaatgcaaaaaaaaaaaaaaaaaaaaaaaactaagcaGGGAAGCTACAGTAGCAGAGGGGGAGTATGCCTCAATTATTTACCAGGGCTCTCCTCAGTCGAGGGGGGGATGGGCTTTCAGGGAAAGAAAAGACTGTGGGGGAAGAAAGACGAGAGGGAGATGGATTTGTCTTTAACCACCAGAGAATGAGTAGTGCTCTTAAGGAAGCCTTCCTCTGGCACTCCTGTGTGTGGTTTAAATGAGGGACTATATTTCTAAGATGAATATGTAGCAGTTCAGTAGCTTTGGCTCCTCTGCCTACACACAGAAATTTTACAGTAGCAATGTTGAAATTTTGCACAAAAGAAAAACCTCAAGCTTGTCAAATCAACACAGTATAGAGCTGGATGGtgtttatgatttttttttttttttacatgtgacCTCAGGGTGAATATGCTGTTTCATATCCTCCATGTTAGGTTCGCAACATGAAGATAGTATTATTTGAAGAAGCAGCCTGAGGCCaaagccagcagctgtgtgCCAGAAGGAGCCAAGAGGTGAAGTGTAAAGGGGGCCACCttcattttctcccttttctgaGACCGTTTCAAAGGACACTGTGACGCAGCTGAACCCACTTGTCAGCTTAGCTTTATCTCAACCCCAGAGAGGCTCAGCTCACAGGCACCAGCATAGTGCCCGTTGCCTCAGCCTGTCGTTGCAGCATGATAAATTGTGAAATAGAATAACTacggagaaagagagaggggagggggaatCGTAGATGGAGGAAAAGGATGAAAAAGGTATAGCGATATGGCTGAAAGAGGGTTTCGAAAAATGAGCCAGTAATGTGTGGTCACACATCTCCACATAAAACTGCATCTTGCTTTTTATCTTCTGGCTGATGTGAATGTGCAGGGCTGACTCTATGTCACTAGAAAACGGTTAGTTTGCTATGCATGGATGGATACTcaagtgaaataaaattaaatgtatcaATTCCCTGACATGTTTATGGCATGTATGAGTTAGATAAAATGCTATAAACAGCCATTTCTTGGTTCATATGTGTGGGCACAAATCCCCACCACACTCACAGGCTTCTGTTTTTGTCACCTTCGCACCCTAATCGCAGATATCTTGGCACAATGTAGACTATATTTGGAAGTGCTAGGAGCTGTATGTTCATACAAATGTCATGCAGTGTTTTTCACAGTGTGCACATCAGAGCCTGGGAATAATCTCAATAAGTGCCCGTCCGTGTTAGACCACCACTGTACAGGCTGTAATTACATTCATTCATGCATGAGGACTATCACTCTGTGGGGCCTGAATTCATTAGGAAGTTGTTTTCATCTCCTGTAGTCATTATCAGCTGGCTATATGTTTGCTTCTATTTGTACATGAGACAAGTCATTTCCTCCCAGTAAACATTGCATTTCTTTATCGATTTGCTCTTAAATTATTGTTTAACACATGCTGTAGCTTATAGGAATAAGCAGTCTACAATATTGTGCTGCTGCCTTAGTTAACCTACATGTGTAGTGAATGTTATGAAACCAACTGAGTGGCAGTGTTGTTGGTAGTAATAAgttgtttgtcattgttttccaaATCAACCCATATGACCATTTCCAAAAGATTCATATGagcatctttcttttttcattttggtggGGATTTAATGCCTTTACTAGATagctgacagtagagagatagaAGGGGAACAATATGCTTCAAAGGTACCTGGTCGGAAACGAACCAGGACACAGATGCTCAATGCTAGGCAACCTGGGCTCCCATCATAACATGTTCTGATTTGCCGTTTCTATGGGtttttggttaagtttaggcaactgaaactacttggttaaggttagggaaagattgtggttgtGGTTAAAAGGAACTAATGTTGACTGCTGTTGGAGATGGGGATGCAGACAGTGCTGTCAAAATTAAACGTTTTTTAATATCAGACACATTAGGATTAGGGTATGATCATGGTCATGGTCAAAGGAAACCAATGTTGACCACTGACCCCAACCGTTTCCCTAGGTGGCTTTGTGGCTGTACAGCACCACCACACTACTTCCACCTTGCTTCTGAGAGAGGACCTTATTCACATGAACAAAAGAGGTCCCTTCTCAGGAAAGCGTAACAATAGATGCcaattctgttgtttttctggtgaggacagtctcccAGAAAAAAATGGTAATGCTTCTAGGGGCCCACAGctgaacaagactaagagtctatagccatgctagcggctctgtaaggctgtacttaggcacaatAGTACTTAGTacttagctaaatgctaatgtcagcatgttaacatactgtactcacaatgacaatgctaacattgaTGAGATTCTAattagttttgaaggtattaagtcataaaacaaagtattgtacacattttgacctgattttaattttgaaagtTAAGGgattcccacctgcttcaagagaTCAACTATTGTCATATGCCTAAGAATGCTTCTCCAGCCTGCATGAATGACTACCGACCAGCGGCCCCCACCTCAGTGGTCATGAAATGCTTCGAGAGGCTAATCAAGGACTACATCTACACCTTCCTCCCTTGTACCATGGACCCGCTGCAGTTTGCATACCAGCCAAACAGATCCACGGATGATGCAGTCTCCCAGGTTCTGCACACCACTCTCTCTCATCTTTACAGCCAGAACGGGGGGCTATGTGAGACTGCTGTTCATGGATTACAGTTCAGCTTTCAATTCCATAGTCTTTTTCCTACCAGTCTTGCTAGTAAGCTGATTGAACTGGGACTGAACACCCCCCTGTGTGCCTGGATCTTGGACTTCCTGAACACCAGGCCCCAGGTGTTCAGGGTGGTTAGACCTACCTCCAACTCACTCACCCTGAGCACAGGATCCCCCCAGGGTTGCGTCCTCAGTCCCCTACTCCCTGTACACATATGAGTGTGTGGTCAGGTTCAGCTCCAAGTTTGCTGACTGACCTGGATGAAGTGGTTGACCTGTCACTCTGGTCCCAGGATAACAACCTACTCATGAATGTCaccaaaaccaaggagctgttTGTGGACTTTAGGAGAGCACAACAACAGAGGACATACATGCCACTGAGGATTAATGGGACTGCTGTGGAGAGGTTGAGCAGCTTCAGATAGCTGGAAGTCTACATGACAGAGGATCTGACATGAACAGCACAAACAGACACTGGTGAGAAAGGCAAGGCAACGTCAGAGTCTCTCTGAGGATCCTTCAATCCTTCTACTCTGGAGCTGTAGAGAGCATCCTTACAGGAAAAATCACTGCCTGGTTTGGCAAGAGCTCTGCtcaggacaggagggctctgcagagCATAGTGCATCTGGCTGAATGCACTGGAACTACATTCTCCTCCCTGCAGGCCTTATACACCAAGAGGTGCAGAAAGAGAGCCTGTAGGATCATGAAGGATCCTCACCATCCCAACAACTGACTGTTCCAGCTGTTGCGGTCAGGCAAGCACCTCCACAGTCATGCAACAGAAAGACTGAGACAGAGTTTCTTTCCTCAGGCCATCAGGCGTGTGAACACTGATCTCACCATCTCACATCTTTGCCACCTCTCACTCTCATAACACCTTTTCCCTTCCTATTATCAAAGGCAGTAAACTTGCTAAAAGTAAATCTTTAATCTTGTACAATTTGTGCTGTTTTCCTGGTGACAACAGAGCAGGAGATAACGCAAATAGGATGAAGCAGGCAAAAGGAGGTTAAGCTTC from Siniperca chuatsi isolate FFG_IHB_CAS linkage group LG19, ASM2008510v1, whole genome shotgun sequence encodes the following:
- the LOC122866657 gene encoding Golgi reassembly-stacking protein 2-like isoform X2 produces the protein MRELEVIPSNMWGGQGLLGASVRFCSFEGANENVWHILDVEANSPAALAGLIAHDDFIVGADQVLQDSEDFFSLIEANEGKPLKLLVYNTQTDQCREVVVTPNGAWGGEGSLGCGIGYGYLHRIPTRPAQPNNQNRNVLQSVVIGSSEEMVASDHTKLQVPSVAVYSPSSVSEIDLNQIEGAVQDLCVTSPTQPAVDLDISNIPEALTPDLSDMVSTNDMGQSSMFANYGDDSGDQCSLDTSSVDQRPSSLEREEESDTQETGQGHVIDLIATTSPTRETADDLVGPEVTTENLSDTSLLEAQDTSSEPSSSANIMEEETSETTA
- the LOC122866657 gene encoding Golgi reassembly-stacking protein 2-like isoform X1: MGLPQSSFLSDGGTNSGYHVHGVQENSPALRAGLEPFFDFILSIGNTRLNKESDLLKDLLKANVEKAVKLEVYNSKTQRMRELEVIPSNMWGGQGLLGASVRFCSFEGANENVWHILDVEANSPAALAGLIAHDDFIVGADQVLQDSEDFFSLIEANEGKPLKLLVYNTQTDQCREVVVTPNGAWGGEGSLGCGIGYGYLHRIPTRPAQPNNQNRNVLQSVVIGSSEEMVASDHTKLQVPSVAVYSPSSVSEIDLNQIEGAVQDLCVTSPTQPAVDLDISNIPEALTPDLSDMVSTNDMGQSSMFANYGDDSGDQCSLDTSSVDQRPSSLEREEESDTQETGQGHVIDLIATTSPTRETADDLVGPEVTTENLSDTSLLEAQDTSSEPSSSANIMEEETSETTA